The genomic DNA TGGGAAAAattttgtctgtctttttttttttttttctgtgcggTGCGTCTCAAAGACCCCCAAGGGTCCCCAGACCCCACTTTTGGAACCACCGCTCTCACGATCATCTCTTACACAGCATCGTGTTTCAACTTGTACGCTGTAATTGCCCGTTGAGTCGCCCATCTGCAGGAGAACAGGTAGTTGGCCGTGTTTCATTGCTGTACTTTGCCCCACCCACCAGCAGCTCAGCCCTCCTGTGTAACCCCTGATTGGCTGAGGGGATTGCAGGTCCTGAGACTGAGCGCTCGGCTCGGAGCTGCGCGGCCGCCAGTGTGCACCAGTGAAGCGAGAGGAGCGCTTGTTGGAGTCAACTAGACAGCCTACTGGCAACGAGTggtgatttctttcttttttctgccTCAACCAGGGTGGATATAGGCTACACTGCTTCTACTTTGCTGCAGCCCAACATGAAATGCTTTTTGTACATATAGGCTCTTGCATCGGTTCCTCCCCACTTCCTTTTGGCTACATTTACAAcggatttttgttgttgttgcatggACTAATTATCGGGATATCTGCTGCCTTTTCCAAGTGAGATACGAGGAAATGAATTAGTAAGTAAAAGCTTCAAGACTTCGGACAGAATGAAAGACTACATCTGctggaaataataataataaaaaaaaaggtaatcgGGACTTCAGTGATGTGATGAGACATTCCTGCAATCGCACCCCTGTTCTTTAGGCAAAGATATCGGGACTTAAGCTGTTGAATAATTTTGTGACTGCAGAtcattttagctttttttttttttgatcagATGTGCAGTTTGAAAGCATATAGCCGAAGAGGAAATTGTATCACTGCTTGTAATATCACCCACAGAGCAAGATGTTTATCCAAAATGCGACTTAAATATTTGCTGGCATCAAAGCGGAGAATTTAACACGGACTTTTTGAACCCCATTACTTCATCTGCACGGAAGATTTAAAAATTGTGTGGACCTAAGTATTTTTCCTCCTTTCAGGCCACTTGAAAATGGACAGTTCATCATATGAGTCATATGTAAGACCAGTTTGCCGCTTGAGAAGAGCTGCACGGATTTACACGGTTAAATCACTGTTGTGAGAATATTGAGCATGTTTTCACAGATCTGTCGTACCCAATGTTTCGCCCGCTGCAGTAGACCGGAGGATGTGCTCTGCCTGAGAAGAGTAAAATAGGCTAAGGCACTTGTTACAATTATAGCTTTCACACAATGATATAATTTACATACATAAGAGCTAGGCTATTCGTCACCCAAACACTTTACTGGACATTTGAATGAGATGATTAATTTGGAAcagttttcctgtttttttctgacGTGCATTCTTGTGCGTAAATATCAAGGTCCTTATTAGGCAGTGAAAACTCAACAGGTACAATGCAAACCAAGGAGATGGAATTAATACAAGTAATTGCTTTCTTCCTCTTATTCTGGGTCGGGGCTGAGGCTGTAATCAACCTAAAGTATGGAATAAACGAGGAGATGAAGCCCGGGTCAGTAATTGGAAACGTGACAAAGGACGCACTAAAGCAAGGATTTGAGATTTCACTGCAGCCCCCATACTTAAAGGTTATTTCTAATTCAGAGCCACGATGGGTGGAACTCAGTCCAGCCGGAATCCTTACAACCCAAATGAAAATAGATCGGGACGTAGTTTGTCGACAGAACCCAAAGTGCATTATTTCCCTAGAAGTGATGTCAGACTCTATGGAGATCTGTGTCATCAAagttgaaattgaggatttaaacGATAACGCACCTAGATTCCCAACGAGCCACATTGACATTGAAATTTCTGAGAATGCCTCCCCTGGTACCAGGTTTCCCCTAGAGGGGGCAAGCGATCCGGACTCGGGGATCTTTGGAGTGCAATCATATTCCATCACCCCAAATGAGCTTTTCGGACTAGAAATAAAGACCAGAGGGGATGGGACCAAAATTGCTGAGCTTGTTGTGCAAAAGTCGTTAGACAGGGAGACCCAGTCCCACTATACATATGAAATCAGCGCAGAAGATGGAGGAGACCCTCCTAAGATAGGCGCGGTCCAGTTAAATATCAAGGTAATTGATTCTAATGACAACAACCCCGTTTTTGACGAGCCAGTGTATACTGTTAATGTGATGGAGAATTCCCCCATCAATACATTAGTGGTAGACTTGAATGCAACGGATCCCGACGAGGGCACTAACGGAGAGATTGTGTACTCGTTCAACAGTTACGTCACCGAGAAAACGAGGGATACGTTTAAAATTGACCCCAGAACTGGGATCATCACTGTCAACGGTGTTTTGGATTATGAAACGGCGCAAATATATGAAATCGACGTCCAGGCCAAAGATTTAGGTCCCAACTCTATCCCAGCTCACTGCAAAGTCACAGTGAATGTGATGGACACGAACGATAACCCACCTGTCATCAGTATACTCTCACTGAACACAGAGATGGTCGAAGTTAGTGAAAACGCGCAGCGTGGATATGTCATAGCGCTAGTGAGGGTGTCAGATAAGGATTCTGGGGCAAACGGCAAAGTGCAGTGCAGGCTGCAGGGCAATGTTCCTTTCAGACTTCAAGAATACGAGAGCTTCTCCACTATACTTGTTGATGGCAGGCTGGACAGAGAGCAAAAGGACACATACAACCTGACTATCCAAGCGGAGGACAGTGGCATGCCTCCTTTACGCGCCACAAAGTCTTTGGTAATCAAAGTCACAGATGAAAATGACAACCCTCCCCACTTCCTTAAACCACACTATCAAGAGATGGTGATGGAAAACAACCTTCCTGGTTCATGTCTGCTAGCAGTGTCAGCAGAAGACCCGGACCTGGGGATGAATGGCACAGTTTCCTACTCCATAGTCCCCGGTGAGATTAAGcacatggatgtaaacacaTATGTCAGCATAAACCCATCAGGCCGCATTTACTCCATGAGATCATTCGACCATGAATACACCAGgacttttgatttcaaagtgtTGGCCAGAGACAATGGTAATCCCTCTCTGTCGAGTAACGCCACGGTGCGTATTGTTGTCTTGGATGTCAACGATAACACACCTGTTATGACAAACCCTCCACTAGTTAATGGCACAGCGGAGGTTTCCATCCCAAGAAACGCTGGGGTGGGTTACATGGTGACCCAAGTCAAAGCAGACGACTATGATGAGGGGGAGAACGGGCGGCTGGCCTACACCATCTCAGAGGGGGACAGGGCTTTCTTTGAAATCGACCAGGTGAACGGAGAGGTGCGCTCCACCAGGATGTTTGGAGAAAACGCCAAATCCACCTACGAGATCACAGTGGTGGCGAGGGACCACGGCAAGCCCTCCCTGTCCGCCTCGGCCTACATCGTGGTGTACCTGTCTCCAGACCTGAACGCACAGGAGTCTATTGGACCTGTCAACCTGTCCCTCATCTTCATCATCGCTCTGGGCTCTATCGCAGCCATCCTGTTTGTCACTATGATATTTGTGGCGATCAAGTGCAAGAGGGATAACAAGGAGATCCGGACGTACAACTGCAGGTACTGACTAaatctcgtgtgtgtgtgtgtgtgtgtgtgtgtgtgtgtgtgtgtgtgtgtgtgtgtgtcgtcgtGCGCCCGTGCCTGTGTCCGCGATCGTGCCTGAAACTGCGAGTTGTGAGTGCATTGCTTTTGTCATGCAGCATGTAGAGGCCTCAGTGTGAGgactgcagattttttttttcccccacagcTGAAACTGAGGTAGACGATAAACCCGACTGCTTTAAACCACACACATTCTGCTCAGGCCCAGTGGTCCATGTCAAGGAAacgtgattgattgatttaatcCTTCCATTGTAACCAATTGACTCATAAATATGACGGTTCAACTGTCATGTTCAATTTGCGGGCGTGTTGCCGGACAATTAACGCCCCACTGGTTCAATAGCAGTCCCAGACATTTATTATTTAACGTCGACCGTAGCTGATTGGCTGTTATCAGCTTTAATCCAGTGTGATTATGGACAGTCCTCTAGGATCACTCAGATTTGCCTCTGCTTTGTTCTGCAACATAAGAAATATTTGCAGcaacaataaaatgaaaaaaagtagtttagattataaaaaaaaaaaatatcatgtAAATCACATCATCATTAACTATTTACCCAGTTTCCTGGAAAGGAGGAGAATATAATTTTCTTGGACCTTGCCTATTGAACATTCTGTTTTGTTCATCAATCTGAACATCAGCTCTGGCTTTGATTTCCCTGTGCCACTTTACCACTAAAAATTTACATATAGATTGGATTTGAGAATTTAACCTAAAGCTATAATCATATTTTGCTCCAAACATAATTTTGTTAATTCAAAGTTTACTAGGGTCATTTTTCATGCATGTAGTCATAACACAATTTCTAAAACTCCCCCAGTACtggtgggattttttttttttaccgataTAGATTATGAATTGCGTCTTTTTAATTCTCATGTAATGTTTGGGTGAAATTGTCACCACCTTGAAGtgcttttcaacattttgtgaaTTGCAGAACTTCAATTTTATAATACATTCTTGTTCTCTCTCTAGTAGCTCTAAGAAAAAGCACTCCAGTTACATTTACAGTGTTAAAAGGATGAACCCACATCTAATTATaggaatacaaaaaaatacttttaaacgTGTTTTATTCAAACCTGATTTGATTCAGAATGATGCCAGCATGTTGACTTCCTGATCACAACAGCTACTTTCTGCAATATCATCTATTTCATGTCAGTTATACGTATTgttcagaaaagaaaaaataatagaCACCAATACATATTCCAAAATCATAACTGCTCTCAGTACTTTACTCTCCTAGTGTGAGCAACTCTCTCTGCTGGTTGCTTTAATCAGCTCTGATGTGTTCTGCTTCTTAGTCGCCACCTCGAATATGAGGAGCAGTTATCTCCAATTTATTGCTTgtcctgtcagtctgtctgactCTGAAGATTTCCCCTCCCAGATTTCAATTTAGACATAGAGTAGAGAGACAACTTGTTAAATGATCAATGAAAAAGAGATGGAGTATTTTCTACTCTTCCTGCTgccctttttctttcctctgaaTCAAAGGGGGTTGCAGAATGGGGGAGAGAGCTGTTTTGAAGATGCAatctaaaagaaaaatgaaaaggacAAACTGCAGTCGAGCGTTTTAGCCAGGGTGATTTTAGAAGCGACAGAGGATTAGAGATGCATTTTAGTGAGGAACAGAGGCCAGTGGGGGCTAGTATAGCAGAATCAGGaacagagatattgcaatttcATGGGTAACTATAGTTTTGTTGTGGGctttaacagaaaataaaccATATGCTCCATGCCGTAAGGTTAAAAAAATGGCCTCCCCCAGAGTTTAAAGTAATgcagatggtaaaaaaaaatcacaaattatAAGGAATATGTTAAGTGACGTTTGTAGTCATCACTATAAAGAACATAGCATCTGTTCTCGTGTGTAAAAATGCAAGGCTGTGCGAAGAATGGATTTTTTCCCCAGTCTGAGGATCCTTTGATAAAACATGGCTGTGTTGCTCATTTGCTCTTATTAAAGTCAAAATACTCAGTTCAAGTTTGCAGTAGCCATAGAGAGCAGCTAAATGAATTTGAATCTGCAGTTCTCGCGCACTCTgtgatgctagtgggctcacttgataataaaagaaaaaaatggaattAGTGTGGGTTGTGTGCTTTGCATATGATTGCATATACCGGTAGTACTGCTCAGTACCAGTGTGTTCTTTTGCTTTGCCTCTGTGGTTTTGGCATGTTTGCATATTGTCTGCCTGTTTGTGACATGTCGATTGTTGAGCATgcaaatgcaaacaaacaaggGATAACAGCTCCATTGCAAGCCGGGAGTGGGGAGTCACCTAAGTGTGCTGTTCCACTCCTGGACATGGGCAATGAGCGTTTGTCTGGCACCCATGATCGAACAGCGCCCTAGCTGGCATGGCGGGCACGCTTTTTGACCGTGTGGACAGGGGAAGGGAAGGCAGAACACTGCTTTATTGAGTCTGTTCAGTTTCTTCTACTTGCGCAGGGTGGCGGAGTACTCATATGGCAACCAGAAGAAGTCCagcaagaagaagaagctgagCAAGAACGACATCCGCCTGGTGCCACGTGACGTCGAGGAGACAGACAAGATGAATGTGGTGAGTTGCTCGTCTCTCACCTCCTCGCTCAACTACTTCGACTACCACCAGCAGAGCCTGCCGCTGGGCTGCAGGCGCTCCGAGAGCACCTTCCTCAACGTGGAGAACCAGAACTCACGCAATGCAGCTCCCAACCATGGCTATCAGCACCCGTTCACTGGGCAGGGCCACCAGCAGCCAGACCTCATCATCAACGGCATGCCACTGCCAGAGGTGAGATACACTCCGCTGTGCTCCGTCCTAAATACTTGGCTGTGCTGCTTTGGGGATGAGGAAAAGGGGAGGTTTGGTTTTAAAATGGATTCTCATGACTAAACGTAAAGGaacacattttcattcattattattaacAGGTCTCCTTGATTGTGCTGCATCTCAAGAATGAGCTTTGAAGAAGTAATGCACCACCTTTCAACACATCTCAAAGTCAAGTGAAATTTTGCATTCCATCACAGATTATAATGTCAGTgaaatgtcccccccccccgaaatGCCATGTGTGACGCTTTGTCAGTCAATCTGAGTGGAATCCTTCAAGGCATTTCAAGGGGCTGAGACATTGAGGCTGACCTGTGACTGAGAGCGCTTTGCCAAGCAGTATTTGGATGCCTGACAAAGTAGATTATTTGGCCTCTCTTACTCCACATGTTCTCTTCTGCTTTTATTTGTCAGTGCTGAGCTATTGCAAAAAAGAACAGGAGTTTGAGCACCTGCCAGATGTATTGACCCGGCTAATCAGCTCCACCACTCGTCATTTTTGGTGCTAGCAGAAAGAAAAATCATTGCTTAAGTGCTTTATCTGTGTGTTGTCCATTTGGCTGCAGTGTTACCGCATGGCTGCTCTAGTCTGCACAGCCAGCCACTGAATTACCCTGACATACCATGCATGGCTCCAGCAGAGCAAACGTCTGACTTGAAAGACTATTCAGGCTGACGGAGTGTATGCAAACCTCCTGATCTTTAGTTTATTGATTTTTGTATGTATGAACTGGTCTATTGGATTCTTTTGGAACAATTTCTCTTCATGACCCACTTCTCCTTCATCCCAAGGGAGAAAGGGGCatttatgtttgtatgtgtgtgtgtgtgtgtgtgtgtgtgtgtgtgtgtgtgtgtgtgtgtgtgtgtgtgtgtgtgagggagaaaatgtgcatctgtgtgcatctgtgtgcatctgtggtgtgtgtgtgtgtgtgtgtgtgtgtttgtataagaATGTCTATGATGCTCACTCCTATAGACAGCAGCAAATAAGCTCCAGCTCCAcgtacacacacgcacttgtAATTGATGACTCCAATCTCCGTTTGACATTCAGTGAGAAGAAGGTGGGGGGTTGGGAGTGTGGGTCTTAAAACAAGAAACACAAGATGGATATTGATGTATTGACTGGATGATCCAGAGAGATCCAGGCACCGGTGGATCCTGAGGGGTCAATGAGACCTACTTACAGGCAAGCTGATTTACTGGGCCTGTCTGAGCTGGTTctgactgagtgtgtgtgtgtgtgagtaacgCAGGCGGAAGGAATGAGAAATGTTGTTGGGGGTTGTCCTGTGGTGTTATCTGGTGAGTGGAGGCAGAGGTGGTGGATTCAGCAGGTACACGCAGTGACCCGTGTGCTGTGATTGTATTCGCTGGTAGGTAGTGCTATGCAGGTCAGCACCAGCCTTTCCTCAGCCGAAACAATGTGGGTCTGACTACACAAAGAAATCATTGAAACAAATAGATCTGCACACCAATTCATGACATCTTTTTTTTATCCAGTATCCATCCTGTTGGGCACAGGGATgtgcatgtctttttttatcgtTTCTTACTACACAAAGAAACATTGTAAAAAGCTTTAGCAAGCATCCTGTCTCTGTGGCTTAACCATCCAATAAAAGCACATTTGCCGCAGGATTAGGAGAGCCTTTATGTGTTTCAGCTAATGAAAAAGTGGAGAGGGAGACAAATAGGGTTGAAGATTGATTTAGATGATTCCATATGCAAAGCTTGGAGTATTCTTGATTGAGCCATGTGAGGGCAGATAGGAAGATAAGAAGGGAAGAAGTGAGCGAGGGTGAATGAGTCTTAGTGCCAGGTGTCTGAGCCCTGACAACGTTTTCTCATTTGGTTAGAGTCAGTTGATTAGCTTGATAGAAGTCCAGCCTGTTTAGCATGCAGCTTCCATTGCGCTCCGCCTTGCACATGATGTTGACAAACATCTCTTTGACCAGGCCTTTGCATATTTTCCCTCGACTGAGAAAAAGAGAACCTGCGACTGAGAAAATAAGTGAGAAATAGCAATAGCAATAGTAGCAAAAGCATGCCATATACCCTCCAACAGAGTAAACCCAGCGCAACAGCAGTTGTCATTGTTGTCTTTCCTCCCCATGGTGACATTTGCAAGAGACAGAAGCTCTACAGTATGTACAAATGTTgctcttaaataaaaaatattttcagtatAAATACAATGCCATTTATAGCACAAACAAAGAGCAGTGAAATGATTGATAATTGCTTTGTTACAATGAGCAAGCTTGAGCTTGAAACCACTTGACTCCCCAAGTCCTCAACCCATATCCCATTGACTGGCTAGGACACACGAGTGGCTGCACTGTTGTGATTACTAAGGCTGCTTAgtccccccaaaaaatatttttttatc from Perca fluviatilis chromosome 10, GENO_Pfluv_1.0, whole genome shotgun sequence includes the following:
- the pcdh19 gene encoding protocadherin-19 isoform X1, which translates into the protein MQTKEMELIQVIAFFLLFWVGAEAVINLKYGINEEMKPGSVIGNVTKDALKQGFEISLQPPYLKVISNSEPRWVELSPAGILTTQMKIDRDVVCRQNPKCIISLEVMSDSMEICVIKVEIEDLNDNAPRFPTSHIDIEISENASPGTRFPLEGASDPDSGIFGVQSYSITPNELFGLEIKTRGDGTKIAELVVQKSLDRETQSHYTYEISAEDGGDPPKIGAVQLNIKVIDSNDNNPVFDEPVYTVNVMENSPINTLVVDLNATDPDEGTNGEIVYSFNSYVTEKTRDTFKIDPRTGIITVNGVLDYETAQIYEIDVQAKDLGPNSIPAHCKVTVNVMDTNDNPPVISILSLNTEMVEVSENAQRGYVIALVRVSDKDSGANGKVQCRLQGNVPFRLQEYESFSTILVDGRLDREQKDTYNLTIQAEDSGMPPLRATKSLVIKVTDENDNPPHFLKPHYQEMVMENNLPGSCLLAVSAEDPDLGMNGTVSYSIVPGEIKHMDVNTYVSINPSGRIYSMRSFDHEYTRTFDFKVLARDNGNPSLSSNATVRIVVLDVNDNTPVMTNPPLVNGTAEVSIPRNAGVGYMVTQVKADDYDEGENGRLAYTISEGDRAFFEIDQVNGEVRSTRMFGENAKSTYEITVVARDHGKPSLSASAYIVVYLSPDLNAQESIGPVNLSLIFIIALGSIAAILFVTMIFVAIKCKRDNKEIRTYNCSFFYLRRVAEYSYGNQKKSSKKKKLSKNDIRLVPRDVEETDKMNVVSCSSLTSSLNYFDYHQQSLPLGCRRSESTFLNVENQNSRNAAPNHGYQHPFTGQGHQQPDLIINGMPLPETENYSIDSSYVNSRAHLIKRPPCSTSTFKDLEGNSLKDSGHEESDQTDSEHDVQRGHYVDTAVNDVLNMTVPPNVCQLPDQDPSEGFHCQDECRILGHSDRCWMPRVPIPARAKSPEHGRNVIALSIEATTVDVPHYENGTTKRTFATFGKDGPEDVERGEFKGKRTQESQVCSPKANGGAVREAGNGREAASPITSPVHLKSPVSKPSSAYNTLKGRDAERIANHSLLRQPEGKDSEPAVREINTLLHDGRDKESPSSKRLKDIVL
- the pcdh19 gene encoding protocadherin-19 isoform X6 is translated as MQTKEMELIQVIAFFLLFWVGAEAVINLKYGINEEMKPGSVIGNVTKDALKQGFEISLQPPYLKVISNSEPRWVELSPAGILTTQMKIDRDVVCRQNPKCIISLEVMSDSMEICVIKVEIEDLNDNAPRFPTSHIDIEISENASPGTRFPLEGASDPDSGIFGVQSYSITPNELFGLEIKTRGDGTKIAELVVQKSLDRETQSHYTYEISAEDGGDPPKIGAVQLNIKVIDSNDNNPVFDEPVYTVNVMENSPINTLVVDLNATDPDEGTNGEIVYSFNSYVTEKTRDTFKIDPRTGIITVNGVLDYETAQIYEIDVQAKDLGPNSIPAHCKVTVNVMDTNDNPPVISILSLNTEMVEVSENAQRGYVIALVRVSDKDSGANGKVQCRLQGNVPFRLQEYESFSTILVDGRLDREQKDTYNLTIQAEDSGMPPLRATKSLVIKVTDENDNPPHFLKPHYQEMVMENNLPGSCLLAVSAEDPDLGMNGTVSYSIVPGEIKHMDVNTYVSINPSGRIYSMRSFDHEYTRTFDFKVLARDNGNPSLSSNATVRIVVLDVNDNTPVMTNPPLVNGTAEVSIPRNAGVGYMVTQVKADDYDEGENGRLAYTISEGDRAFFEIDQVNGEVRSTRMFGENAKSTYEITVVARDHGKPSLSASAYIVVYLSPDLNAQESIGPVNLSLIFIIALGSIAAILFVTMIFVAIKCKRDNKEIRTYNCSFFYLRRVAEYSYGNQKKSSKKKKLSKNDIRLVPRDVEETDKMNVTENYSIDSSYVNSRAHLIKSTSTFKDLEGNSLKDSGHEESDQTDSEHDVQRGHYVDTAVNDVLNMTVPPNVCQLPDQDPSEGFHCQDECRILGHSDRCWMPRVPIPARAKSPEHGRNVIALSIEATTVDVPHYENGTTKRTFATFGKDGPEDVERGEFKGKRTQESQVCSPKANGGAVREAGNGREAASPITSPVHLKSPVSKPSSAYNTLKGRDAERIANHSLLRQPEGKDSEPAVREINTLLHDGRDKESPSSKRLKDIVL
- the pcdh19 gene encoding protocadherin-19 isoform X3; the encoded protein is MQTKEMELIQVIAFFLLFWVGAEAVINLKYGINEEMKPGSVIGNVTKDALKQGFEISLQPPYLKVISNSEPRWVELSPAGILTTQMKIDRDVVCRQNPKCIISLEVMSDSMEICVIKVEIEDLNDNAPRFPTSHIDIEISENASPGTRFPLEGASDPDSGIFGVQSYSITPNELFGLEIKTRGDGTKIAELVVQKSLDRETQSHYTYEISAEDGGDPPKIGAVQLNIKVIDSNDNNPVFDEPVYTVNVMENSPINTLVVDLNATDPDEGTNGEIVYSFNSYVTEKTRDTFKIDPRTGIITVNGVLDYETAQIYEIDVQAKDLGPNSIPAHCKVTVNVMDTNDNPPVISILSLNTEMVEVSENAQRGYVIALVRVSDKDSGANGKVQCRLQGNVPFRLQEYESFSTILVDGRLDREQKDTYNLTIQAEDSGMPPLRATKSLVIKVTDENDNPPHFLKPHYQEMVMENNLPGSCLLAVSAEDPDLGMNGTVSYSIVPGEIKHMDVNTYVSINPSGRIYSMRSFDHEYTRTFDFKVLARDNGNPSLSSNATVRIVVLDVNDNTPVMTNPPLVNGTAEVSIPRNAGVGYMVTQVKADDYDEGENGRLAYTISEGDRAFFEIDQVNGEVRSTRMFGENAKSTYEITVVARDHGKPSLSASAYIVVYLSPDLNAQESIGPVNLSLIFIIALGSIAAILFVTMIFVAIKCKRDNKEIRTYNCRVAEYSYGNQKKSSKKKKLSKNDIRLVPRDVEETDKMNVVSCSSLTSSLNYFDYHQQSLPLGCRRSESTFLNVENQNSRNAAPNHGYQHPFTGQGHQQPDLIINGMPLPETENYSIDSSYVNSRAHLIKRPPCSTSTFKDLEGNSLKDSGHEESDQTDSEHDVQRGHYVDTAVNDVLNMTVPPNVCQLPDQDPSEGFHCQDECRILGHSDRCWMPRVPIPARAKSPEHGRNVIALSIEATTVDVPHYENGTTKRTFATFGKDGPEDVERGEFKGKRTQESQVCSPKANGGAVREAGNGREAASPITSPVHLKSPVSKPSSAYNTLKGRDAERIANHSLLRQPEGKDSEPAVREINTLLHDGRDKESPSSKRLKDIVL
- the pcdh19 gene encoding protocadherin-19 isoform X2, with the translated sequence MQTKEMELIQVIAFFLLFWVGAEAVINLKYGINEEMKPGSVIGNVTKDALKQGFEISLQPPYLKVISNSEPRWVELSPAGILTTQMKIDRDVVCRQNPKCIISLEVMSDSMEICVIKVEIEDLNDNAPRFPTSHIDIEISENASPGTRFPLEGASDPDSGIFGVQSYSITPNELFGLEIKTRGDGTKIAELVVQKSLDRETQSHYTYEISAEDGGDPPKIGAVQLNIKVIDSNDNNPVFDEPVYTVNVMENSPINTLVVDLNATDPDEGTNGEIVYSFNSYVTEKTRDTFKIDPRTGIITVNGVLDYETAQIYEIDVQAKDLGPNSIPAHCKVTVNVMDTNDNPPVISILSLNTEMVEVSENAQRGYVIALVRVSDKDSGANGKVQCRLQGNVPFRLQEYESFSTILVDGRLDREQKDTYNLTIQAEDSGMPPLRATKSLVIKVTDENDNPPHFLKPHYQEMVMENNLPGSCLLAVSAEDPDLGMNGTVSYSIVPGEIKHMDVNTYVSINPSGRIYSMRSFDHEYTRTFDFKVLARDNGNPSLSSNATVRIVVLDVNDNTPVMTNPPLVNGTAEVSIPRNAGVGYMVTQVKADDYDEGENGRLAYTISEGDRAFFEIDQVNGEVRSTRMFGENAKSTYEITVVARDHGKPSLSASAYIVVYLSPDLNAQESIGPVNLSLIFIIALGSIAAILFVTMIFVAIKCKRDNKEIRTYNCSFFYLRRVAEYSYGNQKKSSKKKKLSKNDIRLVPRDVEETDKMNVVSCSSLTSSLNYFDYHQQSLPLGCRRSESTFLNVENQNSRNAAPNHGYQHPFTGQGHQQPDLIINGMPLPETENYSIDSSYVNSRAHLIKSTSTFKDLEGNSLKDSGHEESDQTDSEHDVQRGHYVDTAVNDVLNMTVPPNVCQLPDQDPSEGFHCQDECRILGHSDRCWMPRVPIPARAKSPEHGRNVIALSIEATTVDVPHYENGTTKRTFATFGKDGPEDVERGEFKGKRTQESQVCSPKANGGAVREAGNGREAASPITSPVHLKSPVSKPSSAYNTLKGRDAERIANHSLLRQPEGKDSEPAVREINTLLHDGRDKESPSSKRLKDIVL
- the pcdh19 gene encoding protocadherin-19 isoform X5, giving the protein MQTKEMELIQVIAFFLLFWVGAEAVINLKYGINEEMKPGSVIGNVTKDALKQGFEISLQPPYLKVISNSEPRWVELSPAGILTTQMKIDRDVVCRQNPKCIISLEVMSDSMEICVIKVEIEDLNDNAPRFPTSHIDIEISENASPGTRFPLEGASDPDSGIFGVQSYSITPNELFGLEIKTRGDGTKIAELVVQKSLDRETQSHYTYEISAEDGGDPPKIGAVQLNIKVIDSNDNNPVFDEPVYTVNVMENSPINTLVVDLNATDPDEGTNGEIVYSFNSYVTEKTRDTFKIDPRTGIITVNGVLDYETAQIYEIDVQAKDLGPNSIPAHCKVTVNVMDTNDNPPVISILSLNTEMVEVSENAQRGYVIALVRVSDKDSGANGKVQCRLQGNVPFRLQEYESFSTILVDGRLDREQKDTYNLTIQAEDSGMPPLRATKSLVIKVTDENDNPPHFLKPHYQEMVMENNLPGSCLLAVSAEDPDLGMNGTVSYSIVPGEIKHMDVNTYVSINPSGRIYSMRSFDHEYTRTFDFKVLARDNGNPSLSSNATVRIVVLDVNDNTPVMTNPPLVNGTAEVSIPRNAGVGYMVTQVKADDYDEGENGRLAYTISEGDRAFFEIDQVNGEVRSTRMFGENAKSTYEITVVARDHGKPSLSASAYIVVYLSPDLNAQESIGPVNLSLIFIIALGSIAAILFVTMIFVAIKCKRDNKEIRTYNCSFFYLRRVAEYSYGNQKKSSKKKKLSKNDIRLVPRDVEETDKMNVTENYSIDSSYVNSRAHLIKRPPCSTSTFKDLEGNSLKDSGHEESDQTDSEHDVQRGHYVDTAVNDVLNMTVPPNVCQLPDQDPSEGFHCQDECRILGHSDRCWMPRVPIPARAKSPEHGRNVIALSIEATTVDVPHYENGTTKRTFATFGKDGPEDVERGEFKGKRTQESQVCSPKANGGAVREAGNGREAASPITSPVHLKSPVSKPSSAYNTLKGRDAERIANHSLLRQPEGKDSEPAVREINTLLHDGRDKESPSSKRLKDIVL
- the pcdh19 gene encoding protocadherin-19 isoform X4 — its product is MQTKEMELIQVIAFFLLFWVGAEAVINLKYGINEEMKPGSVIGNVTKDALKQGFEISLQPPYLKVISNSEPRWVELSPAGILTTQMKIDRDVVCRQNPKCIISLEVMSDSMEICVIKVEIEDLNDNAPRFPTSHIDIEISENASPGTRFPLEGASDPDSGIFGVQSYSITPNELFGLEIKTRGDGTKIAELVVQKSLDRETQSHYTYEISAEDGGDPPKIGAVQLNIKVIDSNDNNPVFDEPVYTVNVMENSPINTLVVDLNATDPDEGTNGEIVYSFNSYVTEKTRDTFKIDPRTGIITVNGVLDYETAQIYEIDVQAKDLGPNSIPAHCKVTVNVMDTNDNPPVISILSLNTEMVEVSENAQRGYVIALVRVSDKDSGANGKVQCRLQGNVPFRLQEYESFSTILVDGRLDREQKDTYNLTIQAEDSGMPPLRATKSLVIKVTDENDNPPHFLKPHYQEMVMENNLPGSCLLAVSAEDPDLGMNGTVSYSIVPGEIKHMDVNTYVSINPSGRIYSMRSFDHEYTRTFDFKVLARDNGNPSLSSNATVRIVVLDVNDNTPVMTNPPLVNGTAEVSIPRNAGVGYMVTQVKADDYDEGENGRLAYTISEGDRAFFEIDQVNGEVRSTRMFGENAKSTYEITVVARDHGKPSLSASAYIVVYLSPDLNAQESIGPVNLSLIFIIALGSIAAILFVTMIFVAIKCKRDNKEIRTYNCRVAEYSYGNQKKSSKKKKLSKNDIRLVPRDVEETDKMNVVSCSSLTSSLNYFDYHQQSLPLGCRRSESTFLNVENQNSRNAAPNHGYQHPFTGQGHQQPDLIINGMPLPETENYSIDSSYVNSRAHLIKSTSTFKDLEGNSLKDSGHEESDQTDSEHDVQRGHYVDTAVNDVLNMTVPPNVCQLPDQDPSEGFHCQDECRILGHSDRCWMPRVPIPARAKSPEHGRNVIALSIEATTVDVPHYENGTTKRTFATFGKDGPEDVERGEFKGKRTQESQVCSPKANGGAVREAGNGREAASPITSPVHLKSPVSKPSSAYNTLKGRDAERIANHSLLRQPEGKDSEPAVREINTLLHDGRDKESPSSKRLKDIVL